Proteins co-encoded in one Dreissena polymorpha isolate Duluth1 chromosome 12, UMN_Dpol_1.0, whole genome shotgun sequence genomic window:
- the LOC127853184 gene encoding uncharacterized protein LOC127853184 isoform X1 — MYICDLFTQTFANSVFKGAKFSCDRFRHALLRDLRKMDVQQLYLHLGSNDILTNEAVFYRDVADLCDLVHQEAHNRCPECRVVCSNEDALLSHFCSRHIKQPETGKESKIKLIGSPMIASAYHELNEVSSRKWKACLENRSFHYEGTYKHFPPTMWIKMFGLMILGRMCGQGGLHYIMMQLCIQQHVNLSQRMLMLLNLLNDVEKNPGPEYSCKWISCKEDFHSIGQQDAHIISHVVQEKCCRWGDCTKVLSFNSLENHELKHLYDVSLALCMNWCCFIFCISLSQSSLVLMVKYILSASFFPPVLPFIVCLHQEF; from the exons atgtatatttgtgatttatttacacagacattcgccaactctgttttcaaaggtgccaaattttcttgtgatcgttttcgccatgcattgttgagagacttgcggaagatggatgttcaacagctgtatcttcatctaggctcaaatgacattcttacgaatgaagcggtgttttaccg agatgtagctgacttgtgcgatttggtgcatcag gaggcgcacaatcggtgtccagaatgcagggttgtttgctccaacgaagacgctttgctgagccacttctgcagtcgccacatcaagcaaccagagactggaaaagagagtaaaattaagctgataggctcaccaatg attgcatctgcttatcatgaactcaacgaagtcagctcaaggaagtggaaggcatgcttggaaaatagaagtttccattatgaag gaacatacaaacatttcccacccaccatgtggatcaagatgtttgggctgatgattctgggtcgtatgtgtggacaaggtggtcttcattacatcatgatgcagctgtgtattcaacaacatgttaacctgtcccagcggatgttgatgctcttaaatctcttaaatgatgttgagaaaaatccaggaccg gagtattcgtgcaaatggatatcctgcaaggaagacttccactccataggacagcaagatgcacatatcatctctcatgtggttcaagagaaatgctgtagatggggagactgtaccaaagtcctgagctttaatagtcttgaaaaccatgaacttaaacatctctatgatgtgagtttagcactgtgtatgaactggtgttgcttcattttctgcatatctttatctcagtcttctctagttttgatggtcaaatacatattgtctgccagtttttttcccccagtactgccgttcatcgtttgcttgcatcaagagttttaa
- the LOC127853184 gene encoding uncharacterized protein LOC127853184 isoform X3, with the protein MYICDLFTQTFANSVFKGAKFSCDRFRHALLRDLRKMDVQQLYLHLGSNDILTNEAVFYRDVADLCDLVHQEAHNRCPECRVVCSNEDALLSHFCSRHIKQPETGKESKIKLIGSPMIASAYHELNEVSSRKWKACLENRSFHYEGTYKHFPPTMWIKMFGLMILGRMCGQGGLHYIMMQLCIQQHVNLSQRMLMLLNLLNDVEKNPGPEYSCKWISCKEDFHSIGQQDAHIISHVVQEKCCRWGDCTKVLSFNSLENHELKHLYDNQNIFRTFED; encoded by the exons atgtatatttgtgatttatttacacagacattcgccaactctgttttcaaaggtgccaaattttcttgtgatcgttttcgccatgcattgttgagagacttgcggaagatggatgttcaacagctgtatcttcatctaggctcaaatgacattcttacgaatgaagcggtgttttaccg agatgtagctgacttgtgcgatttggtgcatcag gaggcgcacaatcggtgtccagaatgcagggttgtttgctccaacgaagacgctttgctgagccacttctgcagtcgccacatcaagcaaccagagactggaaaagagagtaaaattaagctgataggctcaccaatg attgcatctgcttatcatgaactcaacgaagtcagctcaaggaagtggaaggcatgcttggaaaatagaagtttccattatgaag gaacatacaaacatttcccacccaccatgtggatcaagatgtttgggctgatgattctgggtcgtatgtgtggacaaggtggtcttcattacatcatgatgcagctgtgtattcaacaacatgttaacctgtcccagcggatgttgatgctcttaaatctcttaaatgatgttgagaaaaatccaggaccg gagtattcgtgcaaatggatatcctgcaaggaagacttccactccataggacagcaagatgcacatatcatctctcatgtggttcaagagaaatgctgtagatggggagactgtaccaaagtcctgagctttaatagtcttgaaaaccatgaacttaaacatctctatgat aaccagaacatatttcggacattcgaggattga
- the LOC127853184 gene encoding uncharacterized protein LOC127853184 isoform X2, giving the protein MDVQQLYLHLGSNDILTNEAVFYRDVADLCDLVHQEAHNRCPECRVVCSNEDALLSHFCSRHIKQPETGKESKIKLIGSPMIASAYHELNEVSSRKWKACLENRSFHYEGTYKHFPPTMWIKMFGLMILGRMCGQGGLHYIMMQLCIQQHVNLSQRMLMLLNLLNDVEKNPGPEYSCKWISCKEDFHSIGQQDAHIISHVVQEKCCRWGDCTKVLSFNSLENHELKHLYDVSLALCMNWCCFIFCISLSQSSLVLMVKYILSASFFPPVLPFIVCLHQEF; this is encoded by the exons atggatgttcaacagctgtatcttcatctaggctcaaatgacattcttacgaatgaagcggtgttttaccg agatgtagctgacttgtgcgatttggtgcatcag gaggcgcacaatcggtgtccagaatgcagggttgtttgctccaacgaagacgctttgctgagccacttctgcagtcgccacatcaagcaaccagagactggaaaagagagtaaaattaagctgataggctcaccaatg attgcatctgcttatcatgaactcaacgaagtcagctcaaggaagtggaaggcatgcttggaaaatagaagtttccattatgaag gaacatacaaacatttcccacccaccatgtggatcaagatgtttgggctgatgattctgggtcgtatgtgtggacaaggtggtcttcattacatcatgatgcagctgtgtattcaacaacatgttaacctgtcccagcggatgttgatgctcttaaatctcttaaatgatgttgagaaaaatccaggaccg gagtattcgtgcaaatggatatcctgcaaggaagacttccactccataggacagcaagatgcacatatcatctctcatgtggttcaagagaaatgctgtagatggggagactgtaccaaagtcctgagctttaatagtcttgaaaaccatgaacttaaacatctctatgatgtgagtttagcactgtgtatgaactggtgttgcttcattttctgcatatctttatctcagtcttctctagttttgatggtcaaatacatattgtctgccagtttttttcccccagtactgccgttcatcgtttgcttgcatcaagagttttaa